A single Candidatus Chlamydia corallus DNA region contains:
- a CDS encoding ABC transporter permease yields the protein MLKYILKRLVLIPLTLFAIVSINFVILNAAPGDVLEEKSMDSLGEAGKSDKMRSYKGPDRYLQFREHYGLTLPIFLNTRPKITHKKIQAGLQELAHASNKTAGVKNGSKSWVYWGDCAKFIMPALLFEADDTSHDLKYRHIAADLFIRGGVLQGIVGPNLSPEQRVRNKEIAESNAFLVRQLNEEDINTKVEMLKGWFQDHGGTEVFCYSSKQFWKIFFCETRFSRYMSRVLRLDFGTLRNDSHKTVISEVTKRLRCSLVLSILPMIVGFVLCQLFGMVMALKRNHWIDHSLNFIFLILFSIPVFVAVPWILDNFVINKTIPFTSIPMPYSGLCSPPEVLNELSTLGRLFDFLSHGFLPFCAVSYGALAAQSRLSRAIFLEVLSQDFICAAKARGVRWLDILYKHVGKNAAVSIVTSLASSLGTLLGGALVVETLFDIDGFGNFFYQAILNRDHNVVLFSVLVGSALSLVGYLLGDICYVLLDPRVQLEGRRI from the coding sequence GTGCTTAAGTACATCCTAAAACGTTTAGTTTTAATCCCGCTCACTTTATTTGCTATTGTCTCTATCAATTTTGTAATTTTAAACGCAGCTCCTGGGGATGTTTTGGAAGAAAAGTCTATGGACTCTTTGGGGGAGGCTGGGAAATCCGATAAGATGCGCTCTTATAAGGGTCCTGACCGTTATTTGCAATTTCGAGAACACTATGGGCTCACACTACCTATTTTCCTTAACACTCGCCCTAAGATTACTCATAAGAAGATTCAGGCAGGACTCCAAGAACTTGCACATGCGAGTAATAAAACTGCAGGAGTGAAAAATGGTTCCAAGTCCTGGGTATATTGGGGGGATTGTGCCAAGTTTATCATGCCTGCATTGCTATTTGAAGCTGATGATACCTCCCACGATCTTAAGTATCGCCATATTGCTGCAGACTTATTTATTCGTGGTGGAGTACTCCAAGGCATAGTCGGCCCTAATCTTAGCCCTGAGCAAAGAGTCCGAAATAAAGAGATCGCAGAGAGCAATGCTTTTTTAGTAAGACAGCTCAACGAAGAAGATATCAATACTAAAGTTGAAATGTTAAAAGGATGGTTTCAAGATCACGGAGGAACAGAAGTTTTTTGCTATAGCTCTAAGCAGTTCTGGAAGATTTTTTTTTGTGAGACCCGCTTTTCTCGCTACATGTCACGAGTTTTACGATTAGATTTTGGAACTTTACGAAATGATTCACATAAGACTGTAATTTCAGAAGTCACCAAGCGTTTACGTTGTTCTTTAGTACTATCAATCTTACCTATGATTGTTGGCTTTGTTTTATGCCAACTATTCGGTATGGTAATGGCATTGAAAAGAAACCACTGGATAGACCACTCCCTGAATTTTATTTTTCTTATTCTATTCTCAATTCCTGTATTTGTTGCAGTTCCCTGGATTCTAGATAACTTTGTTATTAATAAAACGATTCCATTTACCTCAATTCCGATGCCCTACTCAGGTTTGTGTTCGCCTCCAGAGGTGTTGAATGAGCTCAGTACTTTAGGGCGTCTCTTTGACTTCTTGTCGCACGGGTTTTTACCTTTCTGTGCAGTTAGCTACGGAGCTCTTGCTGCGCAATCACGATTAAGTCGAGCGATATTTTTAGAAGTATTAAGCCAGGATTTCATTTGTGCGGCTAAAGCTCGAGGGGTGCGCTGGCTGGATATTCTATATAAGCATGTAGGGAAAAACGCTGCAGTGTCTATAGTGACCTCTCTAGCATCTTCATTAGGAACGTTACTTGGAGGGGCTTTGGTTGTGGAAACCTTATTTGATATAGATGGATTTGGAAACTTCTTCTATCAGGCAATTTTAAATCGTGATCACAATGTAGTTTTGTTTTCTGTGCTTGTAGGATCAGCACTATCTTTGGTGGGATATTTGCTGGGAGATATTTGCTACGTACTATTAGATCCACGGGTTCAGCTAGAGGGAAGGAGGATATAA
- a CDS encoding ABC transporter permease, which translates to MQKHPSFYQRFLAAYHKNLLASLSWKFFIAVSVIGIYAPLFASSKPLLVTWHGEAFFPLLRYLFFPGYYTKPVDLFFNVLMVIFPFFVLSFKLTRGWLRRWLVGVCVISQCIIFFWAYSGKVQDPASAEHLKKMRAEKVRENMSKVHSEMLMLVPKDTRTWEMERRYMSTYEQLGILIKAKYRKKQDASLQKYQIAFEDKRRSPMPTLRHLEMKNERICLQRLQQRVDKMQRPYETAKQAWNRATDNYRPFLMALTRIEHELNLADYNNWGQPEDLCIAYADVQKRAEPYKNSLLETRHILEGYAKLRSAINFIQDKRVWIEKESEDLRILIHPFFSSFHWEDDAGGSREMNKYVPWWQLTRVTRKDLFASLVFGIRIALVVAGIGIAIALAIGITIGLVSGYFGGTVDMILSRFTEIWETMPVLFILMLVISITQKKSLILNTVLLGCFGWTGFSRYIRIEVLKQRDRGYVLAATNLGYSHYYIMVHQILPNAVVPVISLVPFAMMAMISCEAGLTFLGLGEESSASWGNLMREGVTGFPAESAVLWPPALILTMLLIAIALIGDGVRDALDPRLQDS; encoded by the coding sequence ATGCAGAAGCATCCTTCTTTTTATCAACGTTTTTTAGCTGCTTATCATAAGAATTTACTAGCCTCTCTATCATGGAAATTTTTTATTGCGGTTTCCGTGATTGGAATTTACGCTCCTTTATTTGCAAGTAGTAAACCCCTACTTGTCACTTGGCATGGAGAGGCCTTTTTTCCTTTGCTGAGGTACTTGTTTTTCCCAGGATACTACACTAAGCCAGTGGACCTCTTTTTCAACGTTCTGATGGTAATTTTTCCCTTTTTTGTACTTTCTTTTAAGTTGACAAGGGGATGGTTACGCCGTTGGTTGGTGGGGGTGTGTGTCATTTCTCAATGTATTATCTTTTTTTGGGCTTATAGTGGGAAAGTCCAAGATCCAGCATCAGCGGAACATTTAAAAAAAATGCGAGCTGAAAAGGTTCGAGAGAACATGAGTAAGGTACACTCTGAGATGCTAATGCTCGTGCCTAAAGACACACGTACTTGGGAGATGGAACGGCGCTATATGAGTACGTATGAGCAGTTAGGGATTCTCATTAAGGCAAAGTATCGGAAGAAACAAGACGCTTCTTTACAGAAGTACCAGATAGCTTTTGAAGACAAAAGACGATCTCCGATGCCAACATTGCGTCACCTTGAAATGAAAAATGAGAGAATCTGCCTTCAAAGATTACAGCAAAGAGTAGACAAGATGCAGCGTCCCTATGAGACAGCAAAGCAAGCTTGGAATCGCGCTACTGACAACTACCGGCCGTTTCTGATGGCATTGACAAGAATAGAGCATGAATTAAACCTAGCCGATTATAACAATTGGGGACAGCCCGAAGACCTTTGTATTGCTTATGCTGATGTACAGAAACGGGCAGAGCCCTATAAAAATTCTTTGTTAGAGACCCGACACATACTTGAGGGTTATGCAAAGCTGCGCAGTGCTATAAACTTTATTCAAGATAAGCGTGTGTGGATAGAGAAAGAATCCGAAGATCTTCGCATTTTGATCCACCCTTTCTTTAGTAGTTTTCATTGGGAAGATGACGCTGGGGGATCTCGGGAAATGAACAAGTATGTTCCCTGGTGGCAACTTACCAGAGTGACTCGGAAAGATCTGTTTGCATCCTTGGTATTTGGCATTCGCATAGCTTTGGTAGTCGCAGGTATTGGGATTGCTATAGCCCTAGCTATTGGGATTACCATAGGGTTAGTTTCGGGATATTTTGGTGGAACCGTGGATATGATCCTATCTCGGTTTACTGAAATTTGGGAGACCATGCCTGTGCTTTTTATCTTGATGTTGGTAATTTCCATAACACAAAAGAAATCTTTAATATTGAATACGGTCTTGCTGGGATGTTTTGGTTGGACAGGATTTAGTAGGTATATCCGAATTGAAGTGTTAAAACAACGAGACCGCGGATATGTTCTTGCGGCCACAAACTTAGGGTATAGTCACTATTATATTATGGTGCATCAGATTCTTCCCAATGCTGTTGTCCCTGTCATTTCTTTAGTTCCCTTTGCCATGATGGCTATGATTAGCTGTGAAGCAGGTCTGACCTTTTTAGGTTTGGGAGAGGAGAGCTCCGCTTCTTGGGGAAATCTTATGAGAGAAGGTGTTACAGGGTTCCCTGCAGAGAGCGCTGTTCTTTGGCCTCCAGCACTCATATTAACGATGTTGCTGATTGCGATAGCTCTGATAGGAGATGGAGTCCGTGATGCTTTAGATCCCCGTCTGCAAGACTCTTGA